The Neodiprion virginianus isolate iyNeoVirg1 chromosome 5, iyNeoVirg1.1, whole genome shotgun sequence genome contains a region encoding:
- the LOC124306442 gene encoding mucin-22-like isoform X14: MLSPNRVLLVISILASSTSSGSANTCTEGQYMNEETKQCTDIPGGGYYVSEATEICETSSLYPHSQNPTQYYFCSSNVLVLMECEEEKYYNWLIETCTTEIVIEVIPTIRIKNGIRDDIELDSCNTTGRFPVEVDCKVFYMCSTNTTHYFQQMMQCPSGTTYNGRSQICSVNRPCDDENSGCETNDESSTTEEATTFSESTTSGDTTTSGSSSTSESSTTEGATTSVKWTTPEVSTTGRSTTTTESPTTTECSTTEEETTSSETTTSGDTTTSGSSSTSESWTTEGATTSVKWTTPEVSTTRESTTTTQRPTTTESSTTEKEITSSETTTSGDTTTSGSSSTSESWTTEGATTSVKWTTPEVSTTGESTTTTQSPTTTESSTTEKETTSSETTTSGDTTTSGSSSTSESWTTEGATTSVEWTTPGASTTGESTTTTQSPTTTESSTTENETTSLETTTSGDTTTSGSSSTSASWTTEEATTSVKWTTPEASTTGESTTTTQSPTTTESSTTEKETTSSKTTTSGDTTTSGSSSTSESWTTKGATTSVEWTTPGASTTGESTTTTQSPTTTESSTTEKETTSSETTTSGDTTTSGSSSTSASWTTEDATTSVKWTTPEVSTTGESTTTTQSPTTTESSTTENETTSSETTTSGDTTTSGSSSTSESWTTEEATTSVKWTTPEVSTTGESTTTTQSPTTTESSTTEKETTSSETTTSGDTTTSGSSSTSASWTTEEATTSVKWTTPEVSTTGESTTTTQSPTTTESSTTENETTSSETTTSGDTTTSGSSSTSESWTTEKETTSVKWTTPGASTTGESTTTTESTTTTECSTTEEETTSSETTTSGDTTTSGSSSTSESWTTEGATTSVKWTTPEVSTTGESTTTTQSPTTTESSTTEKETTSSETTTSGDTTTSGSSSTSESWTTKGATTSVEWTTPGASTTGESTTTTQSPNTTETSTTEKETTSSETTTSGDTTTSGSSSTSDSWTTEKETTSVKWTTPGASTTGESTTTTQSPNTTETSTTEKETTSSETTTSGDTTTSGSSSTSDSWTTEKETTSVKWTTPGASTTGESTTTTQSPTTTESSTTENETTSSETTTSGDTTTSGSSSTSESWTTEKETTSVKWTTPGASTTGESTTTTQSPNTTETSTTEKETTSSETTTNGDTTTSGSSSTSESWTTEKETTSVKWTTPGASTTGESTTTTQSPNTTETSTTEKETTSSETTTNGDTTTSGSSSTSDSWTTEKETTSVKWTTPGASTTGESTTTTQSPTTTESLTTEKETTSLETTTSGDTTTSGSSSTSESWTTEEATTSVKWTTPEASTTGESTTTTQSPTTTESSTTEKETTSSETTTSGDTTTSGSSSTSESWTTKGATTSVEWTTPGASTTGESTTTTQSQTTTESSTTEKETTSSETTTSGDTTTSGSSSTSASWTTEEATTSVKWTTPEVSTTGESTTTTQSPTTTESSTTEKETTSSETTTSGDTTTSGSSSTSESWTTEEATTSVKLTTPEVSTSGKSTTTTESPTTEEKTTSPESTTSSDTTTSESSSTSESWTTEKETTSVEWTTLGASTTGESTTTTQSPTTTESSTTEKETTSSETTISGDTTTSGSSSTSESWTTKGATTSVEWTTPGALTTGESTTTTQSPTTTESSTTENETTSSETTTSGDTTTSGSSSTSESWTTEEATTSVKWTTPEASTTGESTTTTQSPTTTESSTTEKETTSSETTTSGDTTTSGSSSTSESWTTKGATTSVEWTTPGASTTGESTTTTQSQTTTESSTTEKETTSSETTTSGDTTTSGSSSTSESWTTEGATTSVKWTTLGASTTGESTTTTGSSFTTESSTTVGRSSTASTMTTDSRTTMEEMTSTGSTERTTDSSTTICVDVTLSPITTTATVPVTVECSSVGFTRVENSCTEYIQCTSEMLNTNTSTLPYKCPTCLRFNEQLAVCDYVSNVPECSNGASSSEKCTGPGTFRNTQDLQKYYTCENINDEILMTSHTCSGELIFNPDTLSCDDPASVTTIVQADECYTIGFFANSVHCGEFFMCTMETDALVQINSTCPPGLIYNEYGGYCTDATEIPGFSAVSDLDPTR; this comes from the exons ATGCTCTCGCCGAACAGGGTCCTACTCGTGATATCAATACTTGCTTCAAGTACCTCGTCAGGATCC GCGAATACATGTACGGAGGGGCAGTACATGAATGAAGAAACGAAACAATGCACTGATATACCTGGAGGAGGGTACTATGTTTCGGAAGCAACGGAAATTTGCGAAACCAGTAGTTTGTATCCGCATTCACAGAACCCGACACAATATTACTTCTGCTCGTCGAATGTACTAGTTTTGATGGAGTGTGAGGAGGAGAAATACTACAATTGGCTGATAGAAACTTGTACAACTGAAATTGTGATAGAAGTGATTCCCACCATTCGAATTAAGAATGGAATTCGTGACGATATCGAATTGGATTCATGCAATACGACCGGTCGATTTCCTGTTGAGGTGGACTGCAAGGTGTTCTACATGTGTAGCACCAACACAACACATTATTTTCAGCAAATGATGCAATGTCCATCCGGTACTACGTATAATGGACGTAGTCAAATTTGCTCGGTAAACAGACCGTGCGATGATGAGAATAGCGGGTGTGAGACTAATGACGAGAGTTCCACTACCGAGGAAGCGACCACTTTTTCTGAATCGACGACAAGCGGAGACACAACTACATCCGGAAGTTCATCAACATCAGAAAGTTCGACGACTGAGGGAGCAACTACGTCCGTCAAATGGACGACTCCGGAAGTGTCGACGACAG GCAGAAGCACGACCACGACAGAAAGTCCAACGACGACTGAATGTTCAACTACAGAGGAAGAGACTACTTCCTCGGAAACGACAACTAGCGGAGACACAACTACATCCGGAAGTTCATCAACATCTGAAAGTTGGACGACTGAGGGAGCAACAACGTCCGTCAAATGGACGACTCCAGAAGTGTCGACGACACGCGAAAGCACGACTACGACGCAAAGACCAACTACTACTGAAAGTTCAACTACGGAGAAAGAGATTACTTCTTCGGAAACGACAACCAGCGGAGACACAACTACATCCGGAAGTTCATCAACATCAGAAAGTTGGACAACTGAGGGAGCAACTAC ATCCGTCAAATGGACCACTCCAGAAGTGTCGACGACAGGCGAAAGCACGACTACGACGCAAAGTCCAACCACGACTGAAAG TTCAACTACGGAGAAAGAGACTACTTCTTCGGAAACGACAACCAGCGGAGACACAACTACATCCGGAAGTTCATCAACATCAGAAAGTTGGACTACTGAGGGAGCAACTACATCCGTCGAATGGACAACACCGGGAGCGTCGACAACAGGCGAAAGCACGACTACGACGCAAAGTCCAACCACGACTGAAAGTTCAACTACGGAGAACGAGACTACTTCTTTGGAAACGACAACCAGCGGAGACACAACTACATCCGGAAGTTCATCAACCTCCGCAAGTTGGACGACTGAGGAAGCAACAACATCCGTCAAATGGACGACGCCGGAAGCGTCGACGACAGGCGAAAGCACGACTACGACGCAAAGTCCAACCACGACTGAAAGTTCAACTACGGAGAAAGAGACTACTTCTTCGAAAACGACAACCAGCGGAGACACAACTACATCCGGAAGTTCATCAACATCAGAAAGTTGGACTACTAAGGGAGCAACTACATCCGTCGAATGGACAACACCGGGAGCGTCGACAACAGGCGAAAGCACAACTACGACGCAAAGTCCAACCACGACTGAAAGTTCAACTACGGAGAAAGAGACAACTTCTTCGGAAACGACAACCAGCGGAGACACAACTACATCCGGAAGTTCATCAACATCCGCAAGTTGGACGACTGAGGATGCAACTACATCCGTCAAATGGACCACTCCAGAAGTGTCGACGACAGGCGAAAGCACGACTACGACGCAAAGTCCAACCACGACTGAAAGTTCAACGACGGAGAACGAGACTACTTCTTCGGAAACGACAACTAGCGGAGACACAACTACATCCGGAAGTTCATCAACATCCGAAAGTTGGACGACTGAGGAAGCAACAACATCCGTCAAATGGACGACGCCGGAAGTGTCGACGACAGGCGAAAGCACGACTACGACGCAAAGTCCAACCACGACTGAAAGTTCAACTACGGAGAAAGAGACAACTTCTTCGGAAACGACAACCAGCGGAGACACAACTACATCCGGAAGTTCATCAACATCCGCAAGTTGGACGACTGAGGAAGCAACTACATCCGTCAAATGGACCACTCCAGAAGTGTCGACGACAGGCGAAAGCACGACTACGACGCAAAGTCCAACCACGACTGAAAGTTCAACTACGGAGAACGAGACTACTTCTTCGGAAACGACAACTAGCGGAGACACAACTACATCCGGAAGTTCATCAACATCAGAAAGTTGGACCACTGAGAAAGAAACAACATCCGTCAAATGGACGACACCGGGAGCGTCGACGACAGGCGAAAGCACGACTACGACCGAAAGCACAACGACGACTGAATGTTCAACCACGGAGGAAGAGACTACTTCCTCGGAAACGACAACTAGCGGAGACACAACTACATCCGGAAGTTCATCAACATCCGAAAGTTGGACGACTGAGGGAGCAACTACATCCGTCAAATGGACCACTCCAGAAGTGTCGACGACAGGCGAAAGCACGACTACGACGCAAAGTCCAACCACGACTGAAAGTTCAACTACAGAGAAAGAGACTACTTCCTCGGAAACGACAACCAGCGGAGACACAACTACATCCGGAAGTTCATCAACATCAGAAAGTTGGACGACTAAGGGAGCAACTACATCCGTCGAATGGACGACGCCGGGAGCGTCGACGACAGGCGAAAGCACGACTACGACGCAAAGTCCGAATACGACTGAAACTTCAACTACGGAGAAAGAGACTACTTCCTCGGAAACGACAACCAGCGGAGACACAACTACATCTGGAAGTTCATCAACATCCGATAGTTGGACCACTGAGAAAGAAACAACATCCGTCAAATGGACGACGCCGGGAGCGTCGACGACAG GCGAAAGCACGACTACGACGCAAAGTCCGAATACGACTGAAACTTCAACTACGGAGAAAGAGACTACTTCCTCGGAAACGACAACCAGCGGAGACACAACTACATCTGGAAGTTCATCAACATCCGATAGTTGGACCACTGAGAAAGAAACAACATCCGTCAAATGGACGACGCCGGGAGCGTCGACGACAGGCGAAAGCACGACTACGACGCAAAGTCCAACCACGACTGAAAGTTCAACTACGGAGAACGAGACTACTTCTTCGGAAACGACAACCAGCGGAGACACAACTACATCCGGAAGTTCATCAACATCCGAAAGTTGGACCACTGAGAAAGAAACAACATCCGTCAAATGGACGACGCCGGGAGCGTCGACGACAGGCGAAAGCACGACTACGACGCAAAGTCCGAATACGACTGAAACTTCAACTACGGAGAAAGAGACTACTTCCTCGGAAACGACAACCAACGGAGACACAACTACATCCGGAAGTTCATCAACATCCGAAAGTTGGACCACTGAGAAAGAAACAACATCCGTCAAATGGACGACGCCGGGAGCGTCGACGACAGGCGAAAGCACGACTACGACGCAAAGTCCGAATACGACTGAAACTTCAACTACGGAGAAAGAGACTACTTCCTCGGAAACGACAACCAACGGAGACACAACTACATCTGGAAGTTCATCAACATCCGATAGTTGGACCACTGAGAAAGAAACAACATCCGTCAAATGGACGACGCCGGGAGCGTCGACGACAGGCGAAAGCACGACTACGACGCAAAGTCCAACCACGACTGAAAGTTTAACTACGGAGAAAGAGACTACTTCTTTGGAAACGACAACCAGCGGAGACACAACTACATCCGGAAGTTCATCAACATCCGAAAGTTGGACGACTGAGGAAGCAACAACATCCGTCAAATGGACGACGCCGGAAGCGTCGACGACAGGCGAAAGCACGACTACGACGCAAAGTCCAACCACGACTGAAAGTTCAACTACGGAGAAAGAGACTACTTCTTCGGAAACGACAACCAGCGGAGACACAACTACATCCGGAAGTTCATCAACATCAGAAAGTTGGACTACTAAGGGAGCAACTACATCCGTCGAATGGACAACACCGGGAGCGTCGACAACAGGCGAAAGCACGACTACGACGCAAAGTCAAACCACGACTGAAAGTTCAACTACGGAGAAAGAGACAACTTCTTCGGAAACGACAACCAGCGGAGACACAACTACATCCGGAAGTTCATCAACATCCGCAAGTTGGACGACTGAGGAAGCAACTACATCCGTCAAATGGACCACTCCAGAAGTGTCGACGACAGGCGAAAGCACGACTACGACGCAAAGTCCAACCACGACTGAAAGTTCAACTACGGAGAAAGAGACTACTTCTTCGGAAACGACAACCAGCGGAGACACAACTACATCCGGAAGTTCATCAACATCAGAAAGTTGGACAACTGAGGAAGCAACTACATCCGTCAAATTGACGACTCCAGAAGTGTCGACGTCAGGCAAAAGCACGACTACGACGGAAAGCCCaactacggaggaaaagaCTACTTCTCCCGAATCGACGACAAGCAGTGACACAACTACATCCGAAAGTTCATCAACATCAGAAAGTTGGACCACTGAGAAAGAAACAACATCCGTCGAATGGACGACGCTAGGAGCGTCGACGACAGGCGAAAGCACGACTACGACGCAAAGTCCAACCACGACTGAAAGTTCAACTACGGAGAAAGAGACTACTTCCTCGGAAACGACAATCAGCGGAGACACAACTACATCCGGAAGTTCATCAACATCAGAAAGTTGGACTACTAAGGGAGCAACTACATCTGTCGAATGGACAACACCGGGAGCGTTGACAACAGGCGAAAGCACGACTACGACGCAAAGTCCAACCACGACTGAAAGTTCAACTACGGAGAACGAGACTACTTCTTCGGAAACGACAACCAGCGGAGACACAACTACATCCGGAAGTTCATCAACATCAGAAAGTTGGACGACTGAGGAAGCAACAACATCCGTCAAATGGACGACGCCGGAAGCGTCGACGACAGGCGAAAGCACGACTACGACGCAAAGTCCAACCACGACTGAAAGTTCAACTACGGAGAAAGAGACTACTTCTTCGGAAACGACAACCAGCGGAGACACAACTACATCCGGAAGTTCATCAACATCAGAAAGTTGGACTACTAAGGGAGCAACTACATCCGTCGAATGGACAACACCGGGAGCGTCGACAACAGGCGAAAGCACGACTACGACGCAAAGTCAAACCACGACTGAAAGTTCAACTACGGAGAAAGAGACAACTTCTTCGGAAACGACAACCAGCGGAGACACAACTACATCCGGAAGTTCATCAACATCCGAAAGTTGGACGACTGAGGGAGCAACTACATCCGTCAAATGGACGACGCTGGGAGCGTCGACGACAGGCGAAAGCACGACTACGACTGGAAGTTCATTCACGACGGAGAGTTCAACCACTGTGGGACGGTCGAGCACAGCAAGTACGATGACCACCGACAGCCGAACCACTATGGAGGAGATGACTTCCACGGGTTCAACAGAAAGAACCACTGATAGTTCCACTACCATTTGTGTAGATGTTACATTATCCCCAATTACGACAACGGCCACAGTGCCAGTAACAG tTGAGTGTTCTTCCGTGGGATTTACGAGAGTTGAAAACAGCTGCACGGAATACATACAATGCACCAGTGAAATGTTAAACACTAATACTTCAACTTTGCCTTATAAATGCCCCACTTGTCTTCGGTTCAACGAACAACTTGCCGTTTGTGATTACGTATCAAACGTACCAGAATGTTCGAATGGTGCAAGTTCTTCAGAAAAATGCACTGGACCAGGAACATTCAGGAATACTCAAGATCTTCAGAAATATTACACATGTGAAAATATCAATGATGAAATTCTAATGACATCACATACCTGTTCAGGAGAATTAATCTTCAACCCAGATACCCTATCATGCGATGATCCAGCGAGTGTTACAACTATAGTGCAAGCTGACGAGTGTTATACAATTGGTTTCTTTGCTAATTCGGTACACTGTGGAGAGTTTTTCATGTGCACCATGGAAACCGATGCATTGGTTCAAATAAACTCCACCTGTCCACCTGGACTAATCTACAATGAATATGGAGGATATTGTACAGATGCCACCGAAATACCAGGAT TTTCAGCTGTCAGCGATCTGGACCCAACAAGATAA